The proteins below are encoded in one region of Winogradskyella helgolandensis:
- a CDS encoding glycosyltransferase family 2 protein, producing MISVLIPVYNYNISELASAVHKQLILSEIPFEILCYDDCSNNLKFQEYNNRINTLSHCEYHILPKNIGRSAIRNKLAQNAKYDWCLFLDADVIPKSSDFISSYIESISEKSQIIYGGILYQEKRVDTSRILRWIYGNKREALSTQQRNKNSYLSFLTLNFLIHKSVFDTVRFNEAIPNLRHEDTLFSYNLKQANIRIEHIENPVYHLGLDDSETFLKKSLDSVEAIDLFITQDLLPANYTKITRVYNSIKNYGISKFLSVIYTKYENTFRKNLLGKNPSLKIFDLYRLTYYCFINSKK from the coding sequence ATGATTTCTGTATTAATACCGGTTTATAATTATAATATTTCAGAACTCGCTTCTGCAGTACATAAACAGTTAATTCTATCGGAAATCCCTTTTGAAATATTATGTTACGACGACTGTTCTAACAATCTTAAATTTCAGGAGTACAACAACAGAATAAATACACTTTCACATTGTGAGTATCATATTCTGCCAAAGAATATTGGACGAAGCGCCATAAGAAATAAGCTAGCTCAAAATGCAAAATACGATTGGTGTCTTTTTCTAGATGCAGATGTCATACCGAAAAGCAGCGACTTTATCAGTTCGTATATTGAAAGTATTTCTGAAAAATCTCAAATTATTTATGGCGGTATTTTATATCAAGAAAAGCGTGTAGATACTTCGCGAATACTACGATGGATATATGGCAATAAACGAGAAGCTCTATCTACCCAACAACGAAACAAAAACTCATATTTAAGTTTTTTAACGCTAAATTTTTTAATACATAAAAGTGTTTTTGATACTGTTAGGTTTAATGAAGCTATCCCTAACTTACGGCATGAAGACACCTTGTTTTCTTATAATTTAAAACAGGCTAATATAAGAATAGAACATATAGAAAATCCTGTTTATCACCTTGGCTTAGACGACAGCGAAACCTTTTTAAAAAAATCCCTAGACTCTGTTGAAGCCATAGATTTATTTATAACACAAGATTTATTACCAGCAAATTACACCAAAATCACTAGGGTATATAATTCTATAAAAAACTATGGAATTTCTAAATTTCTTTCCGTGATTTATACAAAATACGAAAACACTTTTAGAAAAAACCTATTAGGAAAAAACCCATCGCTCAAGATTTTTGATTTGTACCGACTGACGTATTATTGCTTTATAAATTCGAAAAAATAA
- a CDS encoding glycosyltransferase family 2 protein, which produces MTFFSIIISVYNKEKCIKNTIESVLNQTFKDFEIIVINDGSTDGSEIIISAIEDSRIKLITTKNQGASNARNTGIKEASSNYIALLDGDDSWHVEYLQHMYDAICKFPNLKIFTTGVSQNYKTKTVPVPYSFSQAELYGIHNYFKASKKNTLITSSSVVFNASIIEKTGLFDTSIISGQDTDLWIRFGMHFEVLFINKQLVYYNFNESSLSNTTYELSKKPKFDNYLTEERTNTDLKLFLDRNRYSLALLSKLQDDQKHFSFYTSHLDSKNLSFRKSFLLNSPKWFLKLLIKIKSLQGEKIYYPKS; this is translated from the coding sequence ATGACTTTTTTTTCAATTATCATATCAGTTTACAACAAAGAAAAGTGCATAAAAAACACTATTGAAAGTGTTTTGAATCAAACCTTTAAGGATTTTGAAATTATTGTAATCAATGATGGTTCAACTGACGGAAGTGAAATAATAATTTCGGCAATTGAAGATAGTCGTATTAAACTTATAACGACTAAAAATCAAGGTGCTTCAAATGCAAGAAATACTGGAATAAAGGAAGCTTCATCAAATTACATTGCCCTTTTAGATGGAGATGATAGTTGGCACGTTGAATATTTACAACATATGTATGACGCTATCTGCAAATTTCCAAACCTCAAAATTTTTACAACTGGCGTTAGCCAAAATTACAAAACAAAAACAGTTCCGGTTCCTTATAGTTTTTCTCAGGCAGAGCTTTATGGTATTCACAATTATTTTAAGGCTAGTAAAAAAAACACACTAATAACAAGCTCTAGCGTTGTTTTTAACGCTTCTATTATTGAGAAAACCGGATTATTTGACACCTCCATTATTTCTGGCCAAGATACAGATCTCTGGATTCGATTTGGAATGCATTTTGAAGTATTGTTTATCAATAAACAATTAGTGTATTATAACTTTAATGAATCGAGCTTATCTAACACAACATACGAACTCAGTAAAAAACCAAAGTTTGATAACTACTTAACTGAAGAAAGGACAAATACTGATTTAAAACTATTTTTAGACAGAAACCGTTACTCTTTAGCGCTACTGAGCAAACTGCAAGATGATCAAAAACATTTTTCTTTTTATACCTCTCATTTAGATTCTAAAAATTTAAGTTTTAGAAAAAGCTTCTTATTAAACAGTCCGAAATGGTTTTTAAAACTATTGATTAAAATAAAATCATTACAAGGGGAAAAAATATACTACCCTAAAAGTTGA
- a CDS encoding sugar 3,4-ketoisomerase, with product MNSINDVKIIDIPKVHDERGFLAVVEKNVIPFGIERVYYLYDVPTESSRGGHAHKEQQSVIIALSGSFEVIIDDGKMKKRIMLNKPNQGLFIPIGIWREIENFSSGAVCLVLASTEYDEAEYIRDYSEFKAQLLG from the coding sequence ATGAATTCAATAAACGACGTAAAAATAATCGATATTCCTAAAGTACATGATGAACGTGGTTTTTTAGCTGTAGTTGAAAAAAACGTGATACCTTTTGGGATAGAACGTGTGTATTATTTATACGATGTGCCAACCGAAAGCAGTAGAGGAGGTCATGCTCACAAAGAGCAACAATCTGTTATTATAGCCTTAAGTGGAAGTTTTGAAGTTATTATAGATGATGGTAAAATGAAGAAGCGAATCATGCTTAATAAGCCCAATCAAGGCTTGTTCATACCAATAGGTATTTGGAGAGAAATAGAAAATTTTTCTTCAGGAGCGGTTTGTTTGGTATTGGCATCTACAGAATATGATGAAGCAGAATATATACGAGATTATAGTGAATTTAAAGCTCAACTTTTAGGGTAG
- a CDS encoding glycosyltransferase: MLKANNKKICIVVSSLGKGGAERSSGLLSQILFDVGYDVHVVSVLNDTEFSYKGKLLNLGELKDQDDSTLGRLKRLRVLKAYLRTHNFDYVIDNRTRIGFIKEFIISKFIYAPKKTIYCIRSYKTANYINPNRFLGRLLYANAYKTVGVSKAIAEHVKAVYKFKNVTSIYNPIVLEEYNTKSETQENYILFFGRLDDEVKNISLLLKAYSKSELPKHKISLKILGEGKDLETLMNQVKTLNIASNVKFLPYNPNPSAIVNSALYTVLTSRYEGFPRSILESLALGTPVISVDCKSGPNEIIQNTSNGLLVENHNPDALAEAMTKLFIDKDLYLQCKQNSKSSVAHFSEAEIVKQWQVILN; the protein is encoded by the coding sequence ATGCTAAAAGCTAATAATAAAAAGATTTGTATTGTTGTATCCTCTTTAGGAAAAGGTGGTGCAGAACGCTCTTCTGGTTTATTATCTCAGATACTTTTTGATGTTGGTTATGATGTGCATGTGGTTAGCGTGTTGAATGACACTGAATTTTCATATAAAGGTAAATTACTTAATTTAGGGGAGCTTAAAGATCAAGACGATTCTACTTTAGGAAGGTTGAAACGATTGCGCGTTTTAAAAGCCTATCTGAGAACTCATAATTTTGATTATGTGATTGATAATAGAACCCGAATTGGTTTTATAAAGGAATTTATAATTTCTAAATTCATTTACGCTCCTAAAAAAACCATCTATTGTATTCGAAGCTATAAAACAGCTAATTATATTAACCCGAATCGATTTTTAGGACGATTATTATATGCCAATGCTTATAAAACTGTTGGAGTGTCTAAAGCCATTGCAGAACACGTAAAAGCCGTTTACAAATTCAAAAATGTGACGTCCATTTACAATCCAATAGTCTTGGAAGAGTATAACACCAAATCTGAAACACAAGAAAACTATATCTTGTTTTTTGGTCGCTTAGATGATGAGGTTAAAAATATTTCATTGTTATTAAAAGCCTATTCAAAATCGGAACTACCAAAACATAAAATAAGCTTGAAAATTTTAGGAGAAGGAAAAGATTTGGAAACATTAATGAATCAAGTTAAAACATTAAATATAGCATCTAACGTAAAATTTTTACCATACAATCCAAATCCTTCAGCGATTGTGAATTCTGCTTTATATACAGTATTAACGAGTAGATATGAAGGTTTTCCGAGATCTATTTTAGAATCTCTTGCGCTTGGTACTCCTGTCATTTCTGTAGATTGTAAATCGGGACCCAATGAAATTATTCAAAATACCTCCAATGGACTTTTAGTAGAAAATCATAATCCGGACGCATTAGCAGAAGCTATGACTAAACTTTTTATAGATAAAGATTTATATTTACAGTGTAAGCAGAATTCTAAATCTAGTGTGGCACATTTTTCAGAAGCAGAAATTGTAAAACAATGGCAAGTCATTTTAAATTAA